In Mus pahari unplaced genomic scaffold, PAHARI_EIJ_v1.1 scaffold_6210_1, whole genome shotgun sequence, one DNA window encodes the following:
- the LOC110315486 gene encoding vomeronasal type-1 receptor 4-like — protein sequence MASENFAMGIFLFSQTTVGILGNSSILFYYIILISTGKPLMPKDLIIEHLTFANCLSVISKGIPQTLLNYGFKDFLDDIGCKLINYVYRITRGMSLYAMCILSCFQAITISPNNSWLVILKHRATKYIGPSCSVGWLVHLFLNIITPVRASGPRYNKNVTKWKIYEYCSWFTSGNVGDALYIFLLCLSDGLCLGLMACSSVSMVSILYRHKRQVKYIHSTQHFLNTSPENRATQSILILVCTFVISYLLSSIMVIFMSYSKYPMLLRVSVFTFLETGFPIVCPFVLMSNIKPSFSLSLSCFCK from the coding sequence atggCTTCCGAAAACTTTGCaatgggaatttttcttttctcccagacCACAGTGGGAATTCTTGGAAATTCTTCAatactattttattatatcattttgaTATCTACTGGAAAGCCTTTAATGCCCAAAGACCTGATTATAGAGCATCTGACTTTTGCCAACTGCTTGTCTGTCATCTCAAAAGGTATTCCACAGACACTGTTAAATTATGGATTTAAAGATTTCCTGGATGATATTGGATGTAAGTTAATAAACTATGTTTACCGAATAACAAGAGGAATGTCCCTCTATGCAATGTGCATACTGAGTTGTTTCCAAGCAATCACAATTAGCCCCAACAACTCCTGGTTGGTGATACTTAAACACAGAGCTACTAAGTACATTGGTCCCTCCTGCTCAGTGGGCTGGCTTGTGCatctctttctaaacatcattaCTCCAGTAAGAGCATCAGGTCCCAGGTACAACAAAAATGTGACTAAGTGGAAGATTTATGAATACTGCTCATGGTTTACTTCTGGAAATGTGGGAGATGCATTGTATATATTCTTACTGTGCTTATCTGATGGACTATGTCTGGGTCTCATGGCCTGCTCAAGTGTCTCCATGGTGAGTATCCTCTACAGACATAAGAGACAAGTCAAATATATCCATAGTACTCAGCACTTTCTAAACACTTCACCTGAAAACAGAGCCACCCAATCTATCCTCATCCTAGTGTGTACTTTTGTCATCTCTTATTTGCTGTCCTCCATTATGGTTATCTTTATGTCCTACTCCAAATATCCAATGTTACTGCGAGTAAGTGTATTTACATTTCTGGAGACAGGCTTTCCCATAGTTTGCCCCTTTGTTCTCATGAGCAATATCAAGCCTAGTTTTAGCCTCTCTTTATCCTGCTTTTGTAAGTGA